The DNA segment GTAACTTTCCCCATTTTTGACACCTCCAAGGACGAGAGTGTTCCAGAGAGGGTTAAACTTGTTGCGACGGTTGTACATCACTCGGGTCAGATAGTTGTGCACCTCTTTCGGCCCCAAAGAGTTACCATCATCCCACATGTTATCATTCAAACTGTGTAAAAAAGCGAGGGCTCATGAGAGTTGACAAGAAGAAAAGATTAAGAAAAGAAGAAGCGATTTCTTACACAAGCTCATCAAGATAACGAAGAATCTCCTGAAAGTCACTGATTTCTCCGCTGGCACCGAGAAGAGAATGCTTACCAATAGCCTTCATTCTCTCAATGTTCTTGTACCTTAAGGTGGATCCATATGAACCTGCCAAAATACGTAGGTGAATAAATCGAAATACCAGCATAATATCACGAGTCTATGGACAAATCATAGCTGAAATATTACAAATCAAACAATTTCAGTGAAGCAGTGGTTGATGGTTATAATGAAAGATCCACCCAAACAAAAACGACGAGATGTTTATTGAAAGATAGAAAAACAGTTGCATGTCTAGCCAGAAATACATCTTTTCAGCATATATGCCTAACTTGACCATAGATGTTTAATCTTGGTTATCATTATCACATCTAAGTCCATGCAAGGAGATTAGAAGAATACAGCAAAATATAGTAATCATACTACAATTGCGGCATTGAAGAAACATAAACTAAAAGCAATCATGCATACACAATAAAATTGATCACTAAGTGTACAAAGAGTATACGTGGGACTACCTactaggaaaaaaaattaatgtcttCTCAACTTCCACAACAAAGCTGGTACACATGAACTATTTACCGCAAAGATAATAGCTTTTAACTAAATAAACAACCAAGGGAGGCAAAACATCCTGGCTAGGTCTATTGGGATGGTATAACTGCAAGCCCTTTTGAGAAACTAACAGTGATACGCAACTGAGCTGAGACAAAAAGGAAAGGAAACATACCTCCCATGTCGGAAGCCATTAAAACCCCATCCTTGTACTTAATTGCGACAATCGAAGTCCCAGTAACATATGGGtacctaataaaaaaaatattacaaaatcaaaCCCATAATTGAAAAACTCAATCGACAACCTAAGATAAAGACgagagaaagatagagagaCAGTGTTCTTTGTGAATCAGCTTCTGCGGTCTTCACGGAATCTCCGTTATCGATCGGAATAGTAAACTGGAGAAAGAAATAATCAGCGTTAATCGAAAACCAAACCGGGAGTCAGAACATTAAGGATTTGAGATTCGGTCGGACTTACAGTCATCTTTTTGTCGGATCGAGAGAAGTTTAGGTTCTTCTTCTATTAAGATCTGAAAAGCTTTTGATTTTGGTCTAAactcactaaaaaaaaaagcttctgCGATTTCCTTTTCCTCAAGAAACAATCTGAATCTGATCAGACCCGGTTATAAACCCGACCCGGCTCGTAGTCAGCCCGATATCATTTAAGGCCCAAGTCAAATAGTACGTTGTTGTAAcagctttttcttttttttgggtgcaacagtagtaggggtgggcactttacccgatatccgaagtggcacccgaacccgatccgaaaaacccgaaccgaaatccgaaccgaagtagcaaaatacccgaacgggtattgaataaggagagattggatacccgaacccgaatggataatatccgaacccgaatggatatccgaagataaccgaacatatgtataattaaccttatatttctagtttatatctctcattttatataaaatatttatattgatactatacatactttaagttcatatgatatacatacaattacggaaaaaatgatttgctactcacttaaaatgcatatcaagttttttatttcaaaaattaacaaaaatttacatccaaaattaaaaaaaaagtaactaaattaatgcatttttatttttaaaatgttatgtccaaatgtattaaccattcaatctattaaaaataaaaaattagttaactgaaagttatatttttaaatacaacaaacttgagaaataaaaattttaatatattttttttttaaatctaaatatccgaacccgattcaaaataaccgaatccgaactaaaaatacccgaacccgacccgaagtacagaaatacccgaacgggttctagacctctataccgaaatacccgataatccgaaatacccgacccgaacccgaacgggtacccgaacgcccacccctaaacAGTAGTGTATTGTTAGGCCTAGGCATGGGCATTTTACTCAGACCCGAAGACCCGATCCAAAACCGACCCGGAAAAATCCGGTTCGAGTAAAAACCGACCCGATTAAATTACCTTATCGGGTCTTGTTGCAGAGGATTCGCGAATCTTGGACCTGACCCGACCCAAACCTGGAATCCGATGGATACCCAAATTAATAAtgtaaactaaataaaatgcatCAAAGAAGAATCGAAGACATATTATTTGTCTAGAGAACACGAAGTCAACCACTAGGAAACAACAAATTGCTGTTGTATCTCACAtagtctttatatataaaaaagggTTTGTATCCCTCCCAGCTATGCCACCTAGGATGCCAGCGCACAAATTCATTCTTCTAGCGTCCGCCACGTGTCGAATAAATGAAACGCAGCGTCTTTTATGTGTGTTCCATCTGGGCTTCATTTGGGCTTGGTGTCACGCTCCGTCTTGCGGCCCGAAGACCAGCTAACCAAACGCAAACCCTAATCCATTCGCAGCGTCTTCTCCTTCCGTTCTCTCTGTTTCACTTGGATCTGACGCGAGGATGGTGATTCAGTTTCTGTAACGGAATGCGTTGCGATTCCTACGTATTTACTCTTATTGTCTTTAATTCGTGAGTCCACTACGAGATCTCCAAATGCGTTGCTCAGACGGCGATTTCGAGGATAAATAGGTTTGTATCTCACTTCCGATTTTCGCGATCTCTAAAACTTTCTGCTAAATCTGTCTTGGTGGCTAAATCGAAGGCTTTTTCCCGACTTGAAGTCCGGCAGATGCTCATCCGTTGTTGAGGCGAGGCTGCTGCGATTCTGGGAAGCTAGGAATGTCAAGCGTGGTGGGGAGCTTATGTCGGCCGATCTGCTCTTTATGGAAGTTAACGTGAGTGATTTCTATCCGATTTGCTCTTCTAGATATCGattgttttgagtttttattttctgtCATACTGATGTTACCTCACATGATTTTTAGCCATTTTATGAGTACTGGTAGTGTTTCAGTTGAACTGATCATGTTACTTCAGTTTTGTAATATAATTTGACTTTTTAATATCTTGGTTTGTCTGATTTatccttttttatattttgatttcagGGCACTATTATCTTTGTGGAAATTACTCATGTACGTTGCCCTCCTCCTGCTTGGTTGTAAGTTAATAAGCAAACTTAGGAACTTGCAGCTTAATTTGTAACAAGGAGCAATGAAACTGATTGTTGATATTGAATTTTGGTTCACTAGGGATGGTTCCAACAGTTCAGCTGATTTGATCTTGCGGAAACCAACATGGCTGCCAACATTATTGGTAAGCCTTGCACTTTGTACTACCATTAACTGTCATAACCTCGATCTGTTTAAACAGCAAAGTAAATTCTTTTCTGAGAAATTAGTATGTGGAGTCTCTATACAATAATTTTGTTCAGAAAATGCTCTGTTTCTTTCTGGTATTGTGCAGAGATAGTCAATGCTCTGTTTCCAATAAGATTTCCCTATGTGGCGTTGGATTATGAGCAGGAGGTTGAGACAGCCAAATCAAGCTCTGCAATCAAGGTGACTTATGAGCTCCCTAATGTGATCAGTAGTTTACAAGGATTAAACTTTTTGGCTGTCCAAATTTTTTTCATATGCCTACTCTAAATTTACTGAAGGTTAGAAGAATAGACCTTTTTTCAGTAATTgttttttcattaaattttatagCTTAACTCTTTTATGTTAACGCTGGACTTTTTTGTGATCCCAAGGTAATGTTACGTGAGACTTTCAAGATGGAGCATCCTAAGGAATAAATATACTGCTGCTTGGATGCTTGATGTGAGTGGCTCCTTCTCACCTTGCAGGTTCTTTTGTAACTTAGCCTCTTGATCTTAAAGGCATACTGACGTTGAATTTTAATCCAAAACCAGGTTAGAATGTTTTCTGGTTAGAATGTTTACTGGAGACAATGCTATACTTCCTCTCAGCACATACTCATAATTGTTTTGTTATCTCAGTTGACATGTTCTTAAACTAACTGTAATACTTGCATTTCACACTAATTCAGAAGGCACTTTATGTTGCTAAAACTGAAAAGTGCTAGGTTGAAGAACATGAAAAACTACAACAATTACCTGGTAAAACAAGTGCCAGTGGAGTGTCAGTTTATATATTGGCTGTTATTTGAGTCGCTGACCAGTCATTGATTTGTTGCGATTTAAAGGAGGAAGGTCGGAGCGAAGATGAGGCCGTTCAGTTATATTTTCAGAGGTTAACAATGACAACGATGCTTAGGATGGTAGTTAAGAGGTCAGTGGctgattttcttttcttagtTACTACACATCATACTCATGGTATATTAGAaactttttcatatatgttcAGTTTATGTTGCTTAGGATGGAAGCCAATGACTAAGAAGTTGAAGTTTGTAGCATGAGTAAATCTctctcctttaaaaaaaaaggttttctcAAATGTTTATGGAGCTGatgtctttctttttcttttttcctgCTTTTGTACTTCcacaatacatattttaaaactgtAAGTTTGTTGATTCTCTCATCAGATCTCATTCGTGTTATGTCTATTTGGCAGCTGAgatttttcattgtttttatgAGTCGCTTCGTGTTAATGAAGTAGATCTCAAAAGACTCAGGGATTTCAGAATATTACAGAAAAGTTCATGGAGCTTAGTACTAACAGCAAGATCTGCCTGCTGAGCTTTGTTGTGTTATTGGAGGTTCAAGAAGTCAACAAGATGATGCTCTTTATTGGTGTAATGTAGAATAAATTCTTTCTGGCGAAGTCAAGTTCGttgaaaatatttgattgaGCCTGTTGAAAACCCCAAGATGCTGTTGAGAAGACAACTATTTAGTGTGTATCACAGTATCAGATATTCAGATGGAGAAGAAGTCAAGGATGGAAATGGAACTTTCAGACATGAAACAATATTGATTACTATGTACCCACACAataccaatcttttttttgtgtACCAATTATATGTACGTATGTGTGTTGGGTAGTACCTAAAAATTTGATACTAAAATATTACAGTTCttttatataatagataaatTTACATACATCagtgtaaatttttaaaatttataataaaattcgCATTTTTAACATTTGAGTTTTGAACCATATATATTAACAATACATCAAATACtccataaataatatttgtAGCTAACAATACATCATACAGTTATGGTTGTTTGTTATCTTTTTGGTTTAGCCTAAACTTTGGtagttaaaaaaatgaaaaaaattgaagaaacacaaataaaaaaacatgaatatatttcattattttaaattttttgttcatGTGAGTTTGAAGAAACACAAATAAAAAACatgaatatatttctaaaatataataatacataaatatataacctatcatatatttgtaaatattaaacaataacaactaatatcaaatttttttggtACTTgactattttctaaaaaaagaaaaaaaatggcttttcatttttcaattttttaaattatataatttgagaaGAAATGTATTCAAAATCCATTAAATTCAAGAAAAGCAAATATAGTGAacaaagtaaaatatttatattttagtgaatAGTTTAAATATAGTTACAAATgcataatttcaaaaacaaaagaaatagtaaaatttatagtaaaaatagtaaaaattatattaaaataaactaaatttttattaaaatttaaaatatgtttatattgtTTCGTTCATTTACTTACCCGCCCGTAGGACGGGTCCGGCcctaatttaatatatatacacattttaatataataaaaactcaaattttgaataaatatttttcagtttttttttgtatttttaaatcttttttagatcgaatccgaaccgaacccgatccgaaaccAAACCTATAAATTCTAATTATCCGAATGGGTCTAACTATCTAAGACCAGATCCGACTCGGACCCGGCACGATACAAACCGATCCGGAaccgaaaatttgaaattatctTATCGGGTCTTAAACTCTTAGATCCGAAAGATCGGGACGTCAAAGGACCCGATCCGACCGAGCCCAGGCCTATTATTAGGTTTTAATTGAACTTTCTTCCAGAATCATCGTCTCTTGCCGGAGAATAGTAATGACTAGGTCACCGGACAAACACGGTCGCGATAATAACTTGCAGGACTGGGAACTTTCATTGAAGGATAAAGACAAGAAAATGAAACACCAACCATCTACTTCCTCCTCTAACCTTGTttgttcttctctctctctctctcttcaaaaCCATCTACTTCTCCCTTATTGTTAATTTTTCAGCTTAGTCTTAATTAAACTCGTTTCTTTTTTTCAGGCTAGTGAGAAACTCAGACCGAGTGGGTCAAAGCAATATGACTTTGTCAAAAAGTATGGTCCGATGAGCGATTTCTCAAGTCAGATCGATGCTAACTCAGAGAAGGAACAGGTATTACTTGTCATCAAGCTTATTATGCCTTTAGCTATTTGATATTTGTTCCTCTTTTCAAATATTCAGGGGAATGAATATTTCAAGCAGAAGAAGTTCAATGAGGCCATCGATTGTTACTCTAGGAGTATTGCTTTATCACCAAATGCCGTGGCTTTTGCAAATCGGGCTATGGCTTACCTTAAACTCAAAAGGCTAGTTCATTTCCTTTCAACTTAGTTTCATTTATTTAGTGGCTCTAATGTTTGTTTTAGATATCGAGAGGCTGAAGCAGACTGCACAGAAGCGTTAAATCTAGATGATCGATACATAAAAGCATACTCACGCCGAGCAACAGCAAGAAAACAACTCGGCATGATCAAAGAAGCCAAGGAAGGTATCCCCATTGTATTATTTTCTtgtcttaatatatatataaagtttctGTATTACATGTTGCTTAAAATCCACGGTGACTAAATTTTTATCGCAGATGCTGAGTTTGCTTTAAGATTAGAGCCTGAAAGCCAGGAACTTAAGAAGCAGTATGCCGACATCAAATCTTTGCTTGAGAAAGTAATATTTTGATAATACTCCATAGTCTCCTTTCACCATATAAAGTTTATTATATGCCTCACACTGAaagtttaaaaactatttttgaatAATGAGGCAGGAAATCATTGAGAGAGCCACTGGAGCAATGCAAAGCACTGCAGAAGAACTGCTCAAAACAGCCGGTTTAGAAAAGAAGACAAAAACGCCAAATACGGAAATGAAGACGATGAAGACCCAAGGGGCCAAAACAAACGGGGATACGGTTAGGCCTGTTTCAGGTAGCAAAGAAGTTTCGGGAAAGAAGCTTATTGAAAGTGTACAACCTGAGGTATTATACCAAAGCTACTTTTGTTAGATATTATATCTTAAGTTCATAAATACACATCTAGCAAGTCGCTGTAGCCTTAGTTTCACTTGTAAAGTTTAGTGTGGTTTTGAGAGCTTGTCTCATCTTCTTCAGGAGAAAAAGAACCAAGTTTCCAAGAAATTGACGCTTAAAAGTGAAAGTTATGAAAAGGAGGCAAAGTCTTATGGCATAAATGGTACTCAGCCTTCTGGATCGGTGAGTATTTGCAATAAAATAATTGGGGTTTAACAAGTTTATGTAGTACAAATGAAATCCTATCTGATGCTGCAATGCTTGTCCCCATTCTCTAGAGAAACCAGGTTTCTAGAAAGCTGGAACTAAAGCCATCAGTGCAAGAGCTTGCTGCTCGTGCAGCATCACTTGCAATGGCTGATGTTTCTAAAAACGTTCGAGCCCCAAAATCTGCTTACGAATTTGAGAACTCCTGGCGGAGTTTCTCAGGCGACCGTGCATTGCAAACCCAGTTGTTAAAGGTTTGAAATATCACCTTTTTGCTAAATCCTCAAATAACATTGCCACTCATCGGGTTTGTAAATGTATCAGGTTACGACACCGAGCTCTTTACCTCATATTTTCAAGAGCGCTTTGACTTCTCCCGTTTTGTTTGACATAATCAAGTGTGTAGCCTCGTTTTTCAAGTTAGTAAACCGACCATTATATGCATTATTGGTTCACCAAAACACTGGTAAACATTTGGTGCTTATGGTTTCTTGCATGTTGCAGTGAAGATATGGATTTTGCTGTTAAGTACATTGAGAACCTAACAAAGGTTCCTAGATTCAACATGATCGCCATGTGCCTTACCTCAACGGAGAAAAATGGTAAAATCCCTTTTATCAGTTTCAACGATCTTTAATCTGACTGGAAATGTAATTGTGGTTTTAACTGATTTCTTTTGGGTTCAGAGCTTTTGAAGATATGGGAAGATGTTTTCTGCAGTAAAGCGACTCCAATGGTATATGCAGAGGTCTTAGACAAACTGAGATCAAGATACTGCCTGaaacagtaactttggagatggCTCTCACTTTAGCAGCGTACATGGTGAAGATCTTACAGACCCAGAAAGCATTTTTCAGTCATCATGaatcagtttttgttttttgcttTTTTGAGGTTCAGGCTATGAATTGTTCATATGTTTACCGGAAGAATATTAAAACCGGGTTATCATTTTGGTTTAGCTAAGGTATGTTATTCAGAGGAAAGCTATTGTCAGTTTTCATTTCATCATTTTGGTGAAGTTAGGCAACTGGAAATCTATTGTCAGAGAAAAGCTATTGTCAGTACAAAAGAGATCCTTTCAAGCTTAGGCAACTGGAATTAAGAATGTGCACTTCGGGTCAGGTCATTTGACCCTAACTTCACCGGATCAAAATTGCATGAACTTTcggggaagagagagagatcgtcTGTTTGATACAATGGATAAGGGGTCATAGTTTCAGTTTATCTTATCTAGTAAGGCCTAAAGCTTTCTCTCTAATATCCTCTCTGCTGTCAAGCTTCATCCGGTAGATCTCTTACCTCACTGGTGTGTGTCACGGGCGCACTGGAGACCATCTCCATTTCTTATGATTCGTTTTGATTCAGCTTGTGTGTGTTTATGGAGTTTTTCTTCGATGGAGTTTTCGAAGTTTGGGTCATATTGATGGTCTGGATGTTTTAGATCCGGCAATGAACTTCATCATAAGAACATCTCGAGAGAAAGATATTTGgtgggtattttttttttaattaaaattttgaaaagattTGGAAAGAGATACActttaagagcatctccaaaaagaaactctattttaaagtttccaaaactttatatttaaagtttaaaggaattcttctccaaaagcaaaacttcaaactcaactttaaaactatttgtattttataatatggtccttatattgtaaataactagcagatatataaacatattacaacaatattaattaataaaatattctgttaaactataaaaatttaaataaaactaacttaattaatattaaacttcaaacaaaatactttattattctataaaatgattttcataaagcatatatgatatattagtGCATATCGAAGTAAAAATGGCTCTcctcatttttactttgtagattacgagctaaaatttgttgaaatcgggtgatattaatacttgtaaatacattagatcggaacaagaaagtaaaagagaaacataaaatattgctaaaagactaatTTCTTTTCggtgatattaatactcgtgaatatattcgatatgaacaagaaaaaattgtacaaaaaatacatcaaaacaacaacaacaaccatcttaagttacacaaaaaaaatttggacaatatttgaaaattttgaagttttcgTATCAAACTTActtgactattagtgttgttgtaatatttaaatttgtgtaatagttatgtcttcatgtaactttttttaaaaaaattgttaagtttcttttgtatattattgttgtctaaatctagtttaaaatattttaaatcttattttaaagttttatttaattttatgtgtaaaatttaaaatccgtaaaaaaaattaaaatatttatgagatatatttttttaaagattagaACAATAAACGAGGAACtatttataaatcataaaagTGGTGTGTGATTGtagggaccaaaatgcaaataaaatatgaaacttcaaatttgaagttttgaatagtgaaacttcaaatatagagtttcactcttcaaaacttttgaagtttctttttggagaacaaaaaacttcatatttgaagttatagagtttcttttggagatgctctaagataGGAAAAACTGCTTATTCATACCTGAATTAGGGGTTGCTGAAAAAATAAGTGTCTGTACTTTCAAGACGTGCCAAAACATACATCTCCACTAAACATAAATTTGAAATTCATATACCCAGATTGTATAAGTCGCCGCTAATCCCCATTTTAACTTAAACtctattaattaattgttaacATCGATGATTAGGATGTTTAGTCGGCTGATGAATCAGATTAATCAATAATTGAGCCAAATCAAAAATCAGATTATAATGGGTTTAAATTGATAATTTTTGGACTGAAATCCTAAACAATTGAGCCACTATCACTATACAacgtcttttttttcttctttcttcttctttgacaaAGTGAGGTATTCCGACAAAGTGAATTACAAAACCATTATCGTGGAGAAAAAATGAGCAAGAGAAGTGTCGCAGTCAGTGGAGCCAAGCTCGTCGTCGATTTCTAATAGGTGAATCAAttgtttaatgttgtttttctGTAAGGTTGGCCGAAACCCTAAAAATTTGAGCCGCAAACGAAGACTTACCTCATTTTTATATGAGTTCGGGAACAACCCAGCTTCTCTAGCTATCTGGTTTCTTCAATTTCGTCGATTTATCCAATAAGAAGCTTATGTTACCCAGTTTCTCCCGCGACTTCACTTTGTCGGGGAAGAAGAAAGCAAGAAAAGGAGAGACGCAAAACGACAACGTTTGCTAATGGCCCAacttttttagggttttggcaTAACTTTAGAGAGAAACAACATTAAACAAATTGATTCACCTACCAAAAATTGACGACGAGCTTGGCTTCACTGATTGCGACATTCTTCTTGCTCAATCTTTCTCCACGACGATGATTTTATAATTCACTTTGTCAAGATCTCtcactttgtcaaaaaaaaagaaaaaaaaagaaaaggagacAAAACACAGAACAAAATGACGTCGTATTGCTAATGGCCCTATTGTTTAGGGTTTCAGCCCAAACATTATCAATTTAAGTTCACTATAATCTGATTTTTGATTTGGCCCAATTATTGATTAATCTGACTCATCAGCCAACTAAACATCCTAGTCATCGCTGTTGTTTGAGTAAAAATATAGAGGAGCGACGACTTATACAATCTGGGTATGAATTTCAATTTATGTTTAGTGGAGGTATGTTTTGACATATCTTGAAATTTCAGGCACTTGTTTTCTCAGCAACCCGTAGTTCATGCATGAATAAGATGTTTTCCCCTTTTAGATGCTCTAGTGATGATTAACTAGATTTTGGTCCGTtcgtaaatttattttttgaattaactaaattatttttatataaatttatatataagatatatagtGTAAAAGTCTAAGGACATTTATCCGGAACCGAATAACCGAACCGAACGGATCCTATATTTCTGGAACCAAAAAAAACCGAATGGGTaccggaatttttaaaatataaattatatttctacaaataacaaaatatcctaaaatactactccctctgttccttaatattacatattctagaaaaaaaaatttgttttaaaaagatctattttttatattttcaagacATGTTTCattaactaattgcaaatttcaaaaaacttaattgcacttattgaatttttattggcttaaaactatagaacaaagataaacacaaaaaaatgcaaatttaatgttatttattaaaatgtgtgaaaaagttagaatatgtaacattaagaaacagatggagtatttataaaccaaattacCCCAAAACAAATCAcctgaatatttttttattcaaaatattaaaaattacctgaattattttatatttttatccaaaTAACCTGAtgttaaaattgaaaaatctcaaattatctgatattttttctataaattacAATACCCAAGAAAAACATAATCGAACCGGAACCAAATTGGATCCAAGTTTTTTTTGATATTAGCAGGTTCCCAACTTTGCTACCCAAATTTTTTTCGaggtaatattatatatttttggagaaaagttcaaatttaatattaaaagagCTTTGTAACTTGGTTATTTTAGAACATGCTAATAGGATATGGGAGCGCGGCATATCACTTGTTGAGAAGGTTCAGTAGTATGGGTTAGAGGAAGTTTGAGTTTATGGTAAAGTTTACGAAGACTCCAAATATGTTGAACGTTTATGGATGAGGATAGATGGAGTGATTACTGTTGCAACTATGAAGCCATTGTGTCTCCTTAAGCAGAACCCTGATCACCCACGGTTAATGGGCTTTCTACGCTCGCTCATTCGGCA comes from the Brassica rapa cultivar Chiifu-401-42 chromosome A01, CAAS_Brap_v3.01, whole genome shotgun sequence genome and includes:
- the LOC103847640 gene encoding proteasome subunit beta type-4; its protein translation is MTFTIPIDNGDSVKTAEADSQRTLYPYVTGTSIVAIKYKDGVLMASDMGGSYGSTLRYKNIERMKAIGKHSLLGASGEISDFQEILRYLDELVLNDNMWDDGNSLGPKEVHNYLTRVMYNRRNKFNPLWNTLVLGGVKNGESYLGMVSMIGVSFEDNHVATGFGNHLARPILRDEWRADLSFEDGVKLLEKCMRVLLYRDRSAINKLQIAKITEEGVTVSQPYSLKTFWEFKAFNNPTAGAEGSW
- the LOC103847644 gene encoding RNA polymerase II-associated protein 3 isoform X1 produces the protein MTRSPDKHGRDNNLQDWELSLKDKDKKMKHQPSTSSSNLASEKLRPSGSKQYDFVKKYGPMSDFSSQIDANSEKEQGNEYFKQKKFNEAIDCYSRSIALSPNAVAFANRAMAYLKLKRYREAEADCTEALNLDDRYIKAYSRRATARKQLGMIKEAKEDAEFALRLEPESQELKKQYADIKSLLEKEIIERATGAMQSTAEELLKTAGLEKKTKTPNTEMKTMKTQGAKTNGDTVRPVSGSKEVSGKKLIESVQPEEKKNQVSKKLTLKSESYEKEAKSYGINGTQPSGSRNQVSRKLELKPSVQELAARAASLAMADVSKNVRAPKSAYEFENSWRSFSGDRALQTQLLKVTTPSSLPHIFKSALTSPVLFDIIKCVASFFNEDMDFAVKYIENLTKVPRFNMIAMCLTSTEKNELLKIWEDVFCSKATPMVYAEVLDKLRSRYCLKQ
- the LOC103847644 gene encoding RNA polymerase II-associated protein 3 isoform X2, giving the protein MTRSPDKHGRDNNLQDWELSLKDKDKKMKHQPSTSSSNLASEKLRPSGSKQYDFVKKYGPMSDFSSQIDANSEKEQKKFNEAIDCYSRSIALSPNAVAFANRAMAYLKLKRYREAEADCTEALNLDDRYIKAYSRRATARKQLGMIKEAKEDAEFALRLEPESQELKKQYADIKSLLEKEIIERATGAMQSTAEELLKTAGLEKKTKTPNTEMKTMKTQGAKTNGDTVRPVSGSKEVSGKKLIESVQPEEKKNQVSKKLTLKSESYEKEAKSYGINGTQPSGSRNQVSRKLELKPSVQELAARAASLAMADVSKNVRAPKSAYEFENSWRSFSGDRALQTQLLKVTTPSSLPHIFKSALTSPVLFDIIKCVASFFNEDMDFAVKYIENLTKVPRFNMIAMCLTSTEKNELLKIWEDVFCSKATPMVYAEVLDKLRSRYCLKQ